A portion of the Achromobacter sp. MFA1 R4 genome contains these proteins:
- the pyk gene encoding pyruvate kinase: MPVLRRTKIVATLGPSTSSPERIDALIRAGLDVARLNFSHGSADDHRERARLVREIAARQGRFVAIMGDLQGPKIRIARFTDKLVQLQVGQPFTLSRAHPKDAGTASIVGIDYPELVTDCRVGDELLLDDGRVVLVVDRVEGDEVHTTVTVGGPLSNNKGINRRGGGLSAPSLTDKDRVDIKLAAEMELDYVAVSFPRYGSDIDEARTLLAAAGSQAWIIAKIERAEAVADDEALDALIRASDGVMVARGDLGVEVGDAELVGIQKRIIQHARTLNKVVITATQMMESMISSPMPTRAEVSDVANAVLDYTDAVMLSAESASGQYPVEAVQAMARVCLGAEKHPTSTKSHHRLGETFTRCDETIALASMYAANHFPGVKAIIALTESGHTPLIMSRIRSGVPIYCYSPHSLTQNRVAMFRGVYTIPFAPSDYDPAELSNAAIEELRKRNLVQTGDWVILTKGDFYRDSGGTNGMKILLVD; this comes from the coding sequence ATGCCTGTATTGCGCCGCACAAAAATTGTCGCCACCCTGGGACCCTCGACCTCGTCGCCCGAACGCATCGACGCGCTCATCCGCGCGGGGCTGGACGTGGCGCGGCTGAACTTCTCGCACGGCAGCGCCGACGATCATCGCGAACGCGCGCGCCTGGTGCGCGAGATTGCCGCCAGGCAGGGCCGGTTCGTCGCGATCATGGGCGATCTGCAGGGGCCCAAGATCCGCATTGCCCGCTTCACCGACAAGCTGGTCCAGCTTCAGGTGGGGCAGCCGTTCACGTTGTCGCGCGCGCATCCCAAGGATGCGGGCACCGCCAGCATCGTCGGCATCGATTACCCGGAACTCGTGACCGACTGCCGCGTGGGCGACGAACTGCTGCTCGATGACGGCCGCGTCGTGCTCGTCGTGGACCGCGTCGAGGGCGACGAGGTCCACACCACCGTCACGGTCGGCGGGCCGCTGTCCAACAACAAGGGCATCAACCGCCGCGGCGGCGGCCTGTCCGCGCCCAGCCTGACCGACAAGGACCGGGTCGACATCAAGCTGGCCGCCGAAATGGAACTGGACTACGTGGCCGTGTCCTTTCCCCGCTATGGCAGCGACATCGACGAGGCGCGCACGCTGCTGGCGGCCGCCGGCAGCCAGGCATGGATCATCGCCAAGATCGAGCGCGCCGAAGCGGTGGCCGACGACGAGGCCCTGGACGCGCTGATCCGCGCGAGCGACGGCGTGATGGTGGCGCGCGGCGACCTGGGCGTGGAAGTGGGCGACGCCGAACTGGTGGGCATCCAGAAGCGCATCATCCAGCACGCGCGCACGCTGAACAAGGTGGTCATCACCGCCACGCAGATGATGGAGTCGATGATCTCCAGCCCCATGCCGACCCGCGCGGAAGTCTCCGACGTGGCCAACGCGGTGCTGGACTACACCGACGCCGTCATGCTGTCGGCCGAGAGCGCATCGGGCCAGTATCCGGTCGAAGCCGTGCAGGCCATGGCGCGCGTGTGCCTGGGCGCGGAAAAGCACCCCACCTCGACGAAATCGCATCACCGCCTGGGCGAAACCTTCACGCGCTGCGATGAGACGATCGCGCTGGCGTCCATGTACGCGGCCAACCATTTCCCGGGCGTGAAGGCCATCATCGCGCTCACGGAAAGCGGCCATACCCCGCTGATCATGTCGCGCATCCGCTCGGGCGTGCCGATCTACTGCTACAGCCCGCACAGCCTGACGCAGAACCGCGTGGCGATGTTCCGGGGCGTGTACACGATTCCGTTCGCGCCGTCGGACTACGATCCCGCCGAGCTGTCCAACGCCGCCATCGAAGAGCTGCGCAAGCGCAATCTGGTGCAGACGGGCGACTGGGTGATCCTGACCAAGGGCGATTTCTACCGCGACAGCGGCGGCACCAATGGGATGAAGATCCTGCTGGTGGACTGA
- a CDS encoding 1-acyl-sn-glycerol-3-phosphate acyltransferase, with the protein MARLRSLLYFLFLSVTVIPYAFACILWAPLPLHWRYKLTVGWPRLAIWGAKVICGIRWQVKGWENLPDGPAVLLSKHQSAWETLFFPAYMPREVCFVYKKELHMVPFFGWGLALLRMIAIDRAKGRDAFEQVVKQGQTRLDEGRWPLLFPEGTRVAPGKTGRFKMGGALLASRTGAAVIPIAHNAGECWRRNAFVKQPGLITLSIGPAIESKGLSPEELNQKVQDWIEGEMRRLNPERYAQH; encoded by the coding sequence ATGGCCCGGCTCCGTTCGCTGCTGTATTTCCTGTTCCTGTCCGTCACGGTCATCCCCTACGCCTTCGCCTGCATCCTGTGGGCGCCGCTGCCGCTGCACTGGCGCTACAAGCTGACGGTCGGCTGGCCCCGGCTGGCCATCTGGGGCGCCAAGGTCATCTGCGGCATCCGCTGGCAGGTCAAGGGCTGGGAAAACCTGCCCGACGGCCCGGCGGTGCTGCTGTCCAAGCACCAGTCGGCCTGGGAAACCCTGTTCTTTCCGGCCTACATGCCGCGCGAGGTCTGCTTCGTCTACAAGAAAGAGCTGCACATGGTGCCGTTCTTCGGCTGGGGCCTGGCGCTCCTGCGCATGATCGCCATCGACCGCGCCAAGGGCCGCGACGCCTTCGAGCAGGTGGTCAAACAGGGCCAGACCCGCCTGGACGAAGGCCGCTGGCCGCTGCTGTTTCCCGAAGGCACGCGCGTGGCGCCGGGCAAGACAGGACGCTTCAAGATGGGCGGCGCCCTGCTGGCGTCGCGCACCGGCGCGGCGGTCATTCCCATCGCGCACAACGCGGGCGAATGCTGGCGGCGCAACGCCTTCGTCAAGCAGCCCGGGCTGATTACCCTGTCGATCGGTCCCGCGATAGAATCCAAGGGTCTCTCCCCCGAAGAACTGAACCAGAAGGTGCAGGACTGGATCGAAGGGGAAATGCGGCGTCTCAACCCAGAAAGGTATGCCCAGCACTGA
- a CDS encoding acyl-CoA dehydrogenase: MDFNAWRRRRISEPAYRWARNAMPAMSATEREAIEAGDSWWDADLFTGNPDWRKLLSVPPATLTPDEQRFIDGPVRELCAMLDEWDITWNRRDLPPQVWEFLKSQRFFGMIIPRRHGGLGFSPYAHSEVVRRISAYSITAGVTVMVPNSLGPGELLMQFGTPAQRDYWLPRLADGREVPCFGLTSPEAGSDAASMVDTGIVCRQIVDGRELIGIRLNWHKRYITLGPVATVLGLAFKMSDPDGILGGAREIGISVALVPTDAPGVEIGRRHLPAMQVFQNGPNSGRDVFVPLDALIGGVERAGQGWQMLMGALAAGRGISLPSLSAAATSMCAHTTGMYARVREQFGIPIGKFEGVQERLASLAGNAYLVEAARRLTCAALNQGVKPAVVSGIMKYHATERMRVSVNDAMDVHAGRAVMDGPSNYLGALYRAVPIAITVEGANILTRNLIIFGQGAIRAHPYLMPEILALGNPDEERGIEVFHDVFWRHLRHAGLNALRAIGRAWTGGLLAPAPASGPVAVHYRRLGRYAAGFALLADATLAQLGGGLKRREMISARLGDILSELYLLSAVLKRWEDEGRKHDDLPLVRWCMERGYASIEHSMDQVLRNLPVKLLSWGLRAAILPVRLAKGPGDALTRECAELLLKPSPTHARLAADLQREPGDDPLGLLTRAFALADAVQPIRDRLRQSNVRDWRQAHQRGAITDAQAAQLEAAEATVLRVLQVDDFAPQELTPDATTPDAPMPQARTPQGGGAPAGGQQGEHPPAAPEPGDNV, encoded by the coding sequence ATGGATTTCAACGCCTGGCGCCGGCGCCGCATTTCGGAACCCGCATACCGCTGGGCGCGCAACGCGATGCCCGCCATGTCGGCCACCGAACGCGAAGCCATCGAAGCCGGGGACAGCTGGTGGGACGCCGATCTGTTCACCGGCAACCCCGACTGGCGCAAGCTGCTGAGCGTCCCGCCCGCCACGCTGACGCCGGACGAACAACGCTTCATCGACGGTCCCGTGCGCGAACTGTGCGCCATGCTGGATGAATGGGACATCACCTGGAACCGGCGCGACCTGCCGCCGCAGGTCTGGGAATTCCTCAAGTCGCAACGCTTCTTCGGCATGATCATTCCGCGGCGCCACGGCGGCCTGGGGTTCTCGCCCTATGCGCACTCCGAGGTGGTCCGGCGCATTTCCGCCTACTCCATCACCGCGGGCGTGACGGTCATGGTGCCCAACTCGCTGGGGCCCGGCGAGCTGCTCATGCAGTTCGGCACGCCCGCCCAGCGCGATTACTGGCTACCCCGGCTGGCCGATGGCCGCGAGGTGCCGTGTTTCGGCCTCACCAGCCCCGAAGCCGGCTCCGACGCAGCCTCCATGGTCGATACCGGCATCGTGTGCCGCCAGATCGTGGACGGCCGCGAACTCATCGGCATCCGGCTCAACTGGCACAAGCGCTACATCACGCTGGGGCCGGTGGCGACGGTGCTCGGCCTGGCGTTCAAGATGTCCGACCCCGACGGCATCCTGGGCGGCGCCAGGGAGATCGGCATCTCGGTGGCGCTGGTGCCCACCGACGCGCCGGGCGTGGAAATCGGCCGCCGGCATCTGCCGGCGATGCAGGTCTTCCAGAACGGGCCCAATTCAGGGCGCGACGTCTTCGTGCCCCTGGATGCGCTGATCGGCGGCGTCGAACGCGCCGGGCAGGGCTGGCAGATGCTGATGGGCGCGCTGGCCGCCGGGCGCGGCATTTCGCTGCCATCGCTGTCGGCCGCCGCCACGTCGATGTGCGCGCACACCACGGGCATGTACGCCCGGGTGCGCGAACAGTTCGGCATTCCGATCGGCAAGTTCGAGGGCGTGCAGGAACGGCTGGCCAGCCTGGCCGGCAACGCGTATCTGGTCGAGGCCGCGCGCCGGCTGACCTGCGCCGCGCTCAACCAGGGCGTCAAGCCCGCGGTCGTCTCGGGCATCATGAAATACCACGCCACCGAACGCATGCGGGTCTCGGTGAACGACGCCATGGACGTGCACGCCGGCCGCGCCGTCATGGACGGCCCCAGCAATTACCTGGGGGCGCTGTACCGCGCCGTGCCCATCGCCATCACGGTCGAGGGCGCCAACATCCTGACGCGCAACCTCATCATCTTCGGGCAGGGCGCCATCCGCGCCCATCCCTACCTGATGCCGGAAATCCTGGCCTTGGGCAATCCGGACGAGGAACGCGGCATCGAGGTCTTCCACGATGTCTTCTGGCGCCATCTGCGCCACGCCGGCCTGAACGCGCTGCGCGCTATCGGCCGCGCCTGGACGGGCGGCCTGCTGGCGCCCGCGCCGGCCTCCGGGCCGGTGGCCGTCCACTACCGCCGGCTTGGACGCTATGCCGCGGGCTTCGCGCTGCTGGCCGATGCCACGCTGGCCCAGTTGGGTGGCGGGCTGAAGCGCCGCGAGATGATCTCCGCGCGCCTGGGCGACATTCTGTCCGAACTCTATCTGCTGTCCGCCGTGCTCAAGCGCTGGGAAGACGAAGGCCGCAAGCACGATGACCTGCCGCTGGTGCGGTGGTGCATGGAACGCGGCTATGCAAGCATCGAACACAGCATGGACCAGGTGCTGCGCAACCTGCCGGTCAAGCTGCTGTCCTGGGGCTTGCGCGCGGCCATCCTGCCCGTGCGCCTGGCCAAGGGGCCGGGCGACGCGCTCACGCGGGAATGCGCCGAGCTGCTGCTCAAGCCGTCGCCGACCCACGCGCGCCTGGCGGCTGACCTGCAGCGCGAGCCGGGCGACGATCCGCTGGGCCTCCTGACCCGCGCGTTCGCGCTGGCCGACGCGGTGCAGCCTATCCGCGACCGCCTGCGCCAGTCCAATGTGCGCGACTGGCGCCAGGCCCATCAGCGCGGGGCGATCACGGACGCGCAGGCGGCGCAGCTCGAGGCCGCCGAAGCGACGGTGCTGCGGGTGTTGCAGGTGGATGATTTCGCGCCGCAGGAACTGACGCCGGATGCAACGACGCCGGATGCACCGATGCCGCAAGCGCGGACGCCCCAAGGCGGCGGGGCGCCGGCCGGCGGGCAGCAGGGGGAGCATCCCCCGGCCGCGCCGGAACCCGGCGACAACGTCTAG
- a CDS encoding M48 family metallopeptidase has translation MPSTDQLELLFDSQEHDAPTGAPPLIAAPTPPAAPRPPASGPGAPRPVPPANLFPDAASAPAPAGEPLLTPSPNATARVPTPCPNPLPPGARWREVPTEQQLIGFVLLRSRRRSIGFVITDDGLRVTAPNWVTLTQIDDAVREKSRWILTKLREWHARKQQLAMAHTRWQAGGELPYLGRRIIIGVGGDSRQASLSGDAEAPQDGDTLWLALPSHADQGRIRDAAQAWLQQRAGAWFGARLAHFLQVSGLKIRRWRLSSAATRWGSCTSDGNIMLNWRLIHFAPAIIDYVIAHELAHLREMNHSQDFWREVGQILPDFEDAKAILRRHDPASLPQF, from the coding sequence ATGCCCAGCACTGATCAGCTCGAACTCCTGTTCGACTCGCAGGAACACGACGCGCCCACGGGCGCGCCGCCGCTGATCGCCGCGCCGACGCCGCCGGCCGCGCCCCGGCCGCCGGCTTCCGGACCCGGCGCCCCTCGGCCGGTCCCACCCGCCAACCTGTTTCCCGACGCCGCCTCGGCCCCCGCGCCCGCGGGCGAACCGCTGCTGACGCCGTCGCCCAACGCGACGGCGCGCGTGCCCACGCCCTGCCCCAATCCGCTGCCGCCCGGCGCGCGCTGGCGCGAGGTGCCCACCGAGCAGCAGCTCATCGGTTTTGTCCTGTTGCGCTCGCGGCGCCGCAGCATCGGCTTCGTGATCACCGACGACGGCCTGCGCGTCACCGCCCCCAACTGGGTGACGCTGACGCAGATCGACGACGCGGTGCGCGAGAAATCGCGCTGGATCCTGACCAAGCTGCGCGAATGGCACGCCCGCAAGCAGCAGCTCGCCATGGCGCACACCCGCTGGCAGGCCGGCGGCGAGCTGCCCTACCTGGGCCGGCGCATCATCATCGGCGTGGGCGGCGACAGCCGCCAGGCCAGCCTGTCCGGCGACGCCGAGGCGCCGCAGGACGGCGACACCCTCTGGCTGGCGCTGCCGTCCCATGCCGACCAGGGACGCATCCGCGACGCGGCGCAAGCCTGGCTGCAACAGCGCGCGGGCGCCTGGTTCGGCGCGCGCCTGGCGCATTTCCTGCAGGTCAGCGGGTTGAAGATCCGCCGCTGGCGCCTGTCGTCGGCCGCCACCCGCTGGGGCTCGTGCACCAGCGACGGCAACATCATGCTGAACTGGCGCCTGATCCATTTCGCGCCCGCCATCATCGACTACGTCATTGCGCACGAGCTTGCCCATTTGCGCGAGATGAACCACAGTCAGGATTTCTGGCGCGAAGTGGGCCAGATCCTGCCCGATTTCGAAGACGCCAAGGCCATCCTGCGGCGTCACGATCCCGCTTCGCTGCCCCAGTTCTGA
- the gloA gene encoding lactoylglutathione lyase, translating into MRLLHTMLRVGNLDKSIDFYTNVLGMRLLRRNDYPDGKFTLAFVGYQDEADGAVIELTHNWDTDKYDLGNGYGHIALEVDNAYEACDKVKERGGKVTREAGPMKHGKTVIAFVEDPDGYKIEFIQKKDRQD; encoded by the coding sequence ATGCGTCTGCTCCACACCATGCTGCGCGTCGGCAACCTCGACAAGTCCATCGACTTCTACACCAACGTGCTGGGCATGCGGCTGCTGCGCCGCAACGACTACCCGGACGGCAAGTTCACGCTGGCCTTCGTGGGCTACCAGGACGAAGCCGACGGCGCGGTCATCGAACTGACCCACAACTGGGACACCGACAAATACGACCTGGGCAACGGCTACGGCCACATCGCCCTGGAAGTCGACAACGCCTACGAAGCCTGTGACAAGGTCAAGGAACGCGGCGGCAAGGTCACCCGCGAGGCCGGCCCGATGAAGCACGGCAAGACGGTCATCGCCTTCGTGGAAGATCCCGACGGCTACAAGATCGAGTTCATCCAGAAGAAAGACCGCCAGGACTGA
- the def gene encoding peptide deformylase yields the protein MIHPILKMGDPRLLRVATPVERFDTPELHALIDDMFETMAAAQGVGLAAPQIGVDLQLVIFGFDRNDRYPDAPPVPQTILCNPVITPLSDEMEDGWEGCLSVPGLRGLVPRYRHIRYSGRDPYGQVIEREAEGFHARVVQHECDHLIGRLYPSRIQDFSKFGFTEILFPGMDPNQDD from the coding sequence ATGATCCATCCCATCCTGAAAATGGGCGACCCGCGGCTGCTGCGCGTGGCGACGCCGGTCGAGCGCTTCGACACCCCGGAACTGCACGCCCTGATCGACGACATGTTCGAGACCATGGCGGCCGCGCAGGGCGTGGGGCTGGCCGCGCCGCAGATCGGCGTGGACCTGCAACTGGTGATCTTCGGGTTCGACCGCAACGACCGCTATCCCGACGCGCCGCCGGTGCCGCAGACCATCCTGTGCAATCCGGTCATCACGCCGCTCTCGGACGAGATGGAAGACGGCTGGGAAGGCTGCCTGTCGGTGCCGGGCCTGCGCGGGCTGGTGCCGCGCTACCGCCACATCCGCTACAGCGGCCGCGACCCGTACGGCCAGGTGATCGAACGGGAAGCCGAAGGCTTTCACGCGCGGGTCGTGCAGCACGAGTGCGACCACCTGATCGGCCGCCTGTATCCGTCCCGCATCCAGGATTTCAGCAAGTTCGGGTTCACTGAAATCCTGTTTCCGGGCATGGATCCCAATCAGGACGACTAG
- the gmhB gene encoding D-glycero-beta-D-manno-heptose 1,7-bisphosphate 7-phosphatase, whose protein sequence is MKLIILDRDGVINQDSDAFVKTPDEWIALPGSLQAIARLTQAGWKVVLATNQSGLARGLFDMDTLTAIHTKMRRELAAVGGSIDAIFMCPHGPDDDCACRKPRPGMFEQIGHRYDVDLAGVPAVGDSLRDLQASSAAGCSPWLVLTGNGAKTLAKGGLPDNARVCDDLSAVVDTLLQDA, encoded by the coding sequence GTGAAGCTCATCATTCTCGATCGCGACGGCGTCATCAATCAGGACAGCGACGCCTTCGTCAAGACGCCCGACGAGTGGATCGCCCTGCCGGGCAGTCTGCAGGCCATTGCGCGGCTCACGCAGGCCGGATGGAAAGTGGTGCTTGCCACCAACCAGTCGGGCCTGGCGCGCGGCCTCTTCGACATGGACACGCTGACGGCCATCCACACCAAGATGCGACGCGAGCTCGCCGCCGTGGGCGGTAGCATCGACGCCATCTTCATGTGCCCGCACGGCCCCGACGACGACTGCGCCTGCCGCAAGCCGCGCCCGGGCATGTTCGAGCAGATCGGTCACCGCTACGACGTCGACCTGGCCGGCGTGCCGGCGGTGGGCGATTCGCTGCGCGACCTGCAGGCCTCGTCCGCGGCCGGCTGCTCGCCCTGGCTGGTGCTGACGGGCAACGGCGCCAAGACGCTCGCCAAGGGCGGCCTGCCCGACAACGCGCGCGTCTGCGACGACCTGTCGGCCGTGGTCGACACCCTGCTGCAGGACGCGTGA
- a CDS encoding glycerate kinase codes for MKIVIAPDSFKESVSAPDAAAAIARGVKAAFPGAHTVCVPMADGGEGTVEAVLAATGGKEQQITVNDALGHKVDAVWGLLDDGTAVIEMAAAAGLELISPSKRDPMRASSHGVGEMMRAALDAGATRIILGLGGSATNDAGAGMLTALGVRLLDAGGNSLPPGGGALGQLASLDTRGLDPRLARIRIDIASDVDNPLCGPHGASHIFGPQKGATPEQVQTLDAMLGHFADICARHLHADHRDAPGAGAAGGLGFAAKAFLNAHFRPGVEIVAELGGLAEAVQGATLVFTGEGRMDAQTLRGKTPAGVARIAQRAGVPVVALAGSLGEGYEALHTCGISAAFSLAPGPITLQQALADAERLLADRARDVMQLWMAAQKRML; via the coding sequence GTGAAAATCGTCATCGCTCCCGACTCGTTCAAAGAAAGCGTTTCCGCGCCCGATGCGGCCGCGGCCATCGCGCGCGGCGTCAAGGCCGCCTTCCCCGGCGCGCACACCGTGTGCGTGCCCATGGCCGACGGCGGCGAAGGCACCGTCGAGGCCGTGCTGGCGGCCACCGGCGGCAAGGAGCAGCAGATCACCGTGAACGACGCGCTGGGCCACAAGGTCGACGCCGTCTGGGGCCTGCTGGACGATGGCACCGCCGTCATCGAGATGGCCGCGGCGGCCGGGCTTGAATTGATCTCGCCGTCCAAGCGCGACCCCATGCGCGCCAGCAGCCACGGCGTCGGCGAGATGATGCGGGCCGCGCTGGACGCGGGCGCCACGCGCATCATTCTGGGCCTGGGCGGCTCGGCCACCAACGACGCGGGCGCCGGCATGCTGACGGCGCTGGGCGTGCGCCTGCTCGATGCCGGCGGCAACAGCCTGCCGCCCGGCGGCGGCGCGCTGGGCCAGCTTGCCTCGCTGGACACGCGCGGCCTGGACCCCCGGCTGGCCCGCATCCGCATCGACATCGCCTCCGATGTCGACAACCCTTTGTGCGGTCCGCACGGGGCGTCCCACATATTCGGCCCGCAAAAAGGCGCCACGCCGGAACAGGTGCAGACGCTGGACGCGATGCTCGGCCACTTCGCCGACATCTGCGCGCGCCACCTGCATGCCGATCACCGCGACGCGCCCGGCGCGGGCGCGGCCGGCGGACTGGGCTTTGCCGCCAAGGCCTTCCTCAATGCGCATTTCCGGCCGGGCGTGGAGATCGTCGCGGAACTCGGCGGGCTGGCCGAGGCCGTGCAGGGCGCGACCCTCGTCTTCACGGGCGAGGGCCGGATGGACGCGCAGACATTGCGTGGCAAGACGCCCGCCGGCGTGGCCAGGATCGCGCAGCGCGCGGGGGTGCCCGTCGTGGCGCTGGCCGGTTCGCTGGGAGAAGGCTACGAGGCCCTGCACACCTGCGGCATCAGCGCCGCGTTCAGCCTGGCTCCCGGCCCCATCACGCTGCAGCAGGCCCTGGCGGACGCCGAACGCCTGCTTGCGGATCGGGCGCGCGACGTGATGCAGCTCTGGATGGCGGCCCAGAAACGCATGCTGTGA
- the rsmA gene encoding 16S rRNA (adenine(1518)-N(6)/adenine(1519)-N(6))-dimethyltransferase RsmA, whose product MSQHQARKRFGQNFLTDDSVVESIVRAVAPARDDAVVEIGPGLSALTRPLLERLDHLTAVEIDRDLAARLRKQFDASRLTVVEADALTIDFSQFGSALRVVGNLPYNISSPLLFHLMTWADHIRDQHFMLQREVIDRMVAKPGSGDFSRLSVMLQSRYRMHKLFDVPPEAFDPPPKVVSAIVRMVPLPADRLRPISERAFETVVARAFSQRRKMLRRVLADWAPQVPWEALDIAPTARAEDISVDRYIGLSDALVQAGVLPRD is encoded by the coding sequence ATGTCTCAGCACCAGGCGCGCAAGCGCTTCGGCCAGAACTTCCTGACCGACGACAGCGTCGTCGAGTCCATCGTCCGGGCGGTGGCGCCCGCCCGCGACGATGCCGTGGTCGAAATCGGCCCAGGCCTGTCCGCGCTGACGAGGCCGCTGCTCGAACGCCTGGATCACCTGACCGCGGTGGAAATCGACCGCGACCTGGCCGCCCGGCTGCGCAAGCAGTTCGACGCCTCGCGCCTGACGGTGGTCGAGGCCGATGCGCTGACGATCGATTTCTCGCAGTTCGGCAGCGCGCTGCGCGTGGTGGGCAACCTGCCCTACAACATTTCGAGCCCGCTGCTGTTCCACCTGATGACCTGGGCCGACCATATCCGCGACCAGCATTTCATGCTGCAGCGCGAAGTGATCGACCGCATGGTGGCCAAGCCGGGCTCCGGCGACTTCAGCCGGCTGTCTGTGATGCTGCAATCGCGCTATCGCATGCACAAGCTGTTCGACGTGCCGCCCGAGGCCTTCGATCCGCCGCCCAAGGTGGTGTCGGCCATCGTGCGCATGGTGCCGCTGCCGGCGGACCGCCTGCGGCCCATCAGCGAGCGCGCTTTTGAAACCGTGGTGGCGCGCGCGTTTTCGCAGCGCCGCAAGATGCTGCGCCGGGTGCTGGCGGACTGGGCGCCGCAGGTGCCCTGGGAAGCGCTGGATATCGCGCCGACCGCGCGCGCCGAGGACATTTCGGTGGACCGCTACATCGGCCTGTCGGATGCGCTGGTCCAGGCGGGCGTGCTGCCGCGGGACTGA
- a CDS encoding nucleoside recognition domain-containing protein: MLNKLWLGFFLTAAAAALYRWLVVGDPEVFRQMVASLFDMARVSVDVMVLLFGTLTLWLGFLRIAEGAGLVEKLARLLGPLFARLMPEVPRNHPAIGLITLNFAANGLGLDNAATPIGLRAMRELQSLNPTPQTASNAQILFLVLNASSLTLLPVTLFMFRAQQGAPDPTLVFLPILLATSASTLAGFLAVAICQRLRLADPVVMLWLGGAALALGGFMALLASMSAAAIASLSSLMGNLALFGILLAFLVVGAWKKVPVYEAFIEGAKEGFDIARSLLPYLVAMLCAVGVLRASGALDFLLDGVRWLALQASWDTRFVDALPTALVKPFSGSAARAMMLETMTHFGVDSFPALLAAVMQGSTETTFYVLAVYFGSVGILRARHAVGCALIADLAGVLAAIGVCYWFFG, from the coding sequence ATGCTGAACAAACTCTGGCTAGGCTTCTTTCTCACCGCCGCCGCGGCCGCGCTGTACCGCTGGCTGGTCGTCGGAGATCCCGAGGTGTTTCGCCAGATGGTCGCCAGCCTGTTCGACATGGCGCGCGTGTCCGTGGACGTGATGGTGCTGCTCTTCGGCACGCTGACCCTGTGGCTCGGATTCCTGCGCATCGCCGAAGGCGCCGGCCTGGTCGAGAAGCTGGCGCGCCTGCTGGGGCCGCTGTTTGCGCGGCTGATGCCGGAGGTGCCGCGCAATCATCCGGCCATCGGCCTGATCACCTTGAACTTCGCGGCCAACGGGCTCGGGCTGGACAATGCCGCCACGCCCATCGGCCTGCGCGCCATGCGCGAGCTGCAATCGCTGAACCCCACGCCGCAAACCGCGAGCAATGCGCAGATCCTTTTCCTGGTGCTCAATGCGTCCTCGCTGACGCTGCTGCCCGTCACGCTGTTCATGTTTCGCGCGCAACAGGGCGCGCCCGACCCCACCCTGGTCTTCCTGCCCATCCTGCTGGCCACCAGCGCGTCCACGCTGGCCGGCTTTCTGGCGGTGGCGATCTGCCAGCGCCTGCGCCTGGCGGACCCGGTCGTGATGCTCTGGCTGGGCGGCGCGGCGCTGGCGCTGGGCGGTTTCATGGCCCTGCTGGCCAGCATGTCGGCCGCCGCCATTGCCTCGCTGTCCTCGCTGATGGGCAACCTGGCGCTCTTCGGCATCCTGCTGGCCTTTCTCGTCGTGGGCGCCTGGAAAAAGGTGCCCGTGTACGAAGCCTTCATCGAAGGCGCCAAGGAAGGCTTCGATATCGCCAGGAGCCTGCTGCCCTATCTGGTGGCGATGCTGTGCGCCGTGGGGGTGCTGCGCGCGTCCGGCGCGCTGGATTTCCTGCTGGACGGCGTCCGCTGGCTGGCGCTGCAGGCCAGTTGGGACACGCGCTTCGTCGACGCGCTGCCGACCGCGCTGGTCAAGCCGTTTTCGGGCAGCGCGGCGCGCGCGATGATGCTGGAGACCATGACGCATTTCGGCGTGGACAGCTTTCCCGCGCTGCTGGCCGCCGTCATGCAGGGCAGCACCGAGACCACGTTCTACGTCCTGGCGGTGTACTTCGGATCGGTGGGCATCCTGCGGGCCCGCCATGCGGTGGGCTGCGCGCTGATCGCCGATCTGGCCGGGGTGCTGGCCGCGATCGGCGTCTGCTACTGGTTCTTCGGATAG